Proteins found in one Oncorhynchus keta strain PuntledgeMale-10-30-2019 chromosome 2, Oket_V2, whole genome shotgun sequence genomic segment:
- the LOC118399880 gene encoding SPARC-like isoform X2: protein MATARHPDRKALQRVGGRSQRKQRQAEDSLRPYLGRVDPVQLCELLKCHSPMGSWCQVVQDNEVLVPKCVCPKTCPRQGAPVCSVLGKTYGNECLLHREACRKRRRIGLAHIGPCLVPKANCTEEEYGQFPYRLMDWFLLLSRMGKSYAPYALPQSCLSHTQRTQLAQRRFALLDRNKDGKLSQRDLRKLRYKRMPLEQCANFFFQSCDHNKNSKVTLHEWISCLVDRSESWFQNFMSMQMGSGKLCPMKTDNHL, encoded by the exons atgGCAACTGCAAGACAccccgaccgcaaggcactacaaagggtg GGAGGAAGATCCCAGCGCAAACAAAGGCAGGCTGAGGACAGTCTAAGACCATACCTGGGTAGAGTGGACCCAG TCCAACTGTGTGAGCTGCTGAAGTGTCACAGTCCAATGGGCTCCTGGTGCCAAGTGGTGCAGGACAACGAAGTCCTCGTCCCAAAGTGTGTGTGTCCGAAGACCTGCCCACG GCAGGGGGCACCAGTGTGCAGTGTTCTGGGAAAGACCTATGGGAATGAGTGTCTGCTGCATAGAGAAGCCTGCCGCAAGAGACGTCGCATTGGACTGGCTCATATAGGACCCTGTCTTG TTCCCAAGGCAAACTGCACAGAGGAGGAGTATGGCCAATTCCCATACCGTCTAATGGACTGGTTCCTCCTATTAAGTCGTATGGGAAAGTCTTATGCCCCCTATGCCCTGCCCCAGAGCTGCCTGAGCCATACCCAGCGCACCCAACTAGCCCAG CGGCGGTTTGCCCTGCTGGACAGGAACAAGGACGGGAAGCTGAGCCAGAGGGACCTGAGGAAGTTGCGCTACAAGAGGATGCCTCTCGAGCAATGTGCTAACTTCTTCTTCCA GTCATGTGACCATAACAAGAACAGTAAGGTGACCCTGCATGAATGGATCTCCTGTCTGGTGGATCGCTCAGAGAGCTGGTTCCAAAACTTCATGT cTATGCAAATGGGATCCGGTAAGCTGTGTCCCATGAAGACCGACAACCACCTTTGA
- the LOC118399880 gene encoding SPARC-like isoform X1: MHLTINLLCLLVLTFHPDPAMGGRSQRKQRQAEDSLRPYLGRVDPVQLCELLKCHSPMGSWCQVVQDNEVLVPKCVCPKTCPRQGAPVCSVLGKTYGNECLLHREACRKRRRIGLAHIGPCLVPKANCTEEEYGQFPYRLMDWFLLLSRMGKSYAPYALPQSCLSHTQRTQLAQRRFALLDRNKDGKLSQRDLRKLRYKRMPLEQCANFFFQSCDHNKNSKVTLHEWISCLVDRSESWFQNFMSMQMGSGKLCPMKTDNHL, encoded by the exons ATGCACCTGACTATAAACCTGCTCTGCCTGCTGGTCCTGACCTTTCACCCTGACCCAGCCATG GGAGGAAGATCCCAGCGCAAACAAAGGCAGGCTGAGGACAGTCTAAGACCATACCTGGGTAGAGTGGACCCAG TCCAACTGTGTGAGCTGCTGAAGTGTCACAGTCCAATGGGCTCCTGGTGCCAAGTGGTGCAGGACAACGAAGTCCTCGTCCCAAAGTGTGTGTGTCCGAAGACCTGCCCACG GCAGGGGGCACCAGTGTGCAGTGTTCTGGGAAAGACCTATGGGAATGAGTGTCTGCTGCATAGAGAAGCCTGCCGCAAGAGACGTCGCATTGGACTGGCTCATATAGGACCCTGTCTTG TTCCCAAGGCAAACTGCACAGAGGAGGAGTATGGCCAATTCCCATACCGTCTAATGGACTGGTTCCTCCTATTAAGTCGTATGGGAAAGTCTTATGCCCCCTATGCCCTGCCCCAGAGCTGCCTGAGCCATACCCAGCGCACCCAACTAGCCCAG CGGCGGTTTGCCCTGCTGGACAGGAACAAGGACGGGAAGCTGAGCCAGAGGGACCTGAGGAAGTTGCGCTACAAGAGGATGCCTCTCGAGCAATGTGCTAACTTCTTCTTCCA GTCATGTGACCATAACAAGAACAGTAAGGTGACCCTGCATGAATGGATCTCCTGTCTGGTGGATCGCTCAGAGAGCTGGTTCCAAAACTTCATGT cTATGCAAATGGGATCCGGTAAGCTGTGTCCCATGAAGACCGACAACCACCTTTGA